From Pseudarthrobacter equi, a single genomic window includes:
- a CDS encoding trypsin-like serine peptidase, with the protein MTSTRTLATSLMSLTTAALFAFCSAGQATAAPASPDNKDVAGVSSAAVTDTSGADYWTPERMRSAIPADVLAKKAVDRQKANPAVLPEQAKGPEAKIQGNAPQIQTKANASESPVSHIGKVFFTLGGTNYVCSANSVASTNRNTVSTAGHCLNEGPGAFATKFTFVPAYLNGAAPYGKWTAKALYAPTQWSSSGSMQYDTGFAVMSQLNGRNLADVVGASGVSFNAARGLAYKAFGYPAASPFNGESLKSCSGTATNDPYSPEFNTQGIPCNMTGGSSGGPWFIGTSSSGYQNSVNSYGYGTNSTKMYGPYWGSVIQQAYNTASSAS; encoded by the coding sequence ATGACATCAACCAGGACTCTGGCCACAAGCCTCATGAGCCTCACCACCGCAGCACTGTTCGCCTTCTGCTCAGCCGGCCAGGCAACGGCAGCGCCCGCATCGCCGGACAACAAGGATGTTGCCGGCGTCAGCAGCGCGGCCGTCACCGACACCAGCGGAGCCGATTACTGGACGCCGGAACGCATGCGCTCGGCCATCCCCGCTGACGTCCTCGCGAAGAAGGCAGTGGACCGGCAGAAGGCCAACCCGGCAGTCCTCCCGGAACAGGCCAAGGGCCCGGAGGCCAAGATCCAGGGCAACGCACCCCAGATCCAGACCAAGGCCAACGCCAGCGAATCCCCGGTGTCCCACATCGGCAAGGTGTTCTTCACCCTCGGCGGCACGAACTACGTCTGCTCGGCCAACTCGGTGGCGTCCACCAACCGCAACACCGTCTCCACCGCCGGCCACTGCCTCAACGAGGGCCCCGGAGCCTTCGCCACCAAGTTCACGTTCGTTCCTGCCTACCTGAATGGCGCCGCACCCTATGGCAAGTGGACTGCCAAGGCGCTGTACGCCCCCACCCAGTGGAGCTCGTCCGGCAGCATGCAGTACGACACAGGCTTTGCCGTGATGAGCCAGCTCAACGGCCGTAACCTGGCCGACGTCGTCGGGGCCTCCGGCGTCAGCTTCAACGCCGCACGAGGCCTCGCCTACAAGGCCTTCGGCTACCCGGCGGCCTCACCGTTCAATGGCGAATCACTGAAGAGCTGCTCCGGCACCGCCACCAACGATCCCTACAGCCCCGAGTTCAACACCCAGGGAATTCCCTGCAACATGACCGGCGGCTCCTCAGGCGGACCGTGGTTCATCGGCACCAGCTCCAGCGGTTACCAGAACTCGGTCAACAGCTACGGCTACGGCACCAACTCCACCAAGATGTACGGCCCGTACTGGGGTTCAGTGATCCAGCAGGCGTACAACACCGCGTCCTCAGCTTCTTAG
- a CDS encoding MOSC domain-containing protein, with product MGESYRYDVEILHLLVSPAHAYFGRARDGAADVPTSDADVAEVVAGKGIVGDRFFGKAAHMDAAVTLFAVESLEAIAAELGAAPFNPLLTRRNVVLRGAQLPPLLGQDFRLESGGSSVSLFGGRHAQPCAWMNQMLAPGAHPAMRGRGGIRCRAVSGGLLHRGPAVLVSPVPLDPSKAGEASVLRPSRLP from the coding sequence ATGGGCGAAAGTTACCGGTACGACGTAGAGATCCTCCACCTGCTGGTGTCCCCCGCGCACGCCTACTTCGGCCGGGCCCGGGACGGCGCCGCGGACGTTCCCACCTCCGATGCGGACGTCGCCGAGGTGGTGGCCGGCAAGGGCATTGTGGGTGACAGGTTCTTTGGCAAGGCCGCCCACATGGACGCCGCGGTGACCCTGTTCGCCGTCGAATCCCTGGAGGCCATCGCGGCCGAGCTGGGGGCTGCACCGTTCAATCCCCTGCTGACGCGGCGGAACGTGGTGCTCCGCGGGGCCCAGCTGCCGCCCCTGCTGGGACAGGACTTCAGGCTGGAATCAGGCGGATCCTCGGTGTCCCTCTTTGGCGGCCGGCACGCGCAGCCCTGCGCGTGGATGAACCAGATGCTGGCCCCCGGGGCGCATCCGGCCATGCGGGGGCGCGGCGGCATCCGCTGCCGGGCCGTATCCGGCGGCCTGCTCCACCGCGGGCCGGCCGTCCTGGTCAGCCCGGTGCCGCTGGACCCGTCCAAAGCCGGCGAAGCCAGCGTCCTCCGTCCGTCCAGGCTGCCATAA
- a CDS encoding alpha/beta hydrolase, producing the protein MDSSSPAATAIARPRRRTAIYWVSAACAAALIAVPAWMLVANPAVLGGHPLLPGLLIAAAVVGVAWAVLLWRRRDTPRPRSLVRAIRAWAGRIAVLALVAALAWLNPFAYQPGAAAEAGPKSDLIVTETNTTITMTPDGGRAPSGGLVFYPGARVDARAYQDILAPAVGAGFRVVILKEPLGLSLLDANQARSAMEANPDITTWAVGGHSLGGVAASSFALNNDDVSGLTLYASYPLDSLRGRSGLQVLSVSGTKDGLSTPAKIDASLELLPADAEFAAIQGGVHAFFGDYGAQPGDGDPGISREAAQEQIAAATVEFLGRLQGPGRL; encoded by the coding sequence ATGGACTCCTCTTCCCCCGCCGCTACAGCCATCGCGCGTCCGAGGCGCCGTACCGCGATCTACTGGGTGTCGGCGGCCTGCGCTGCCGCCCTCATCGCGGTTCCGGCCTGGATGCTGGTGGCGAACCCGGCTGTCCTGGGCGGGCACCCGCTGCTGCCCGGCCTGCTGATCGCGGCCGCCGTCGTCGGCGTGGCCTGGGCGGTCCTCCTCTGGCGGCGGCGGGACACGCCCCGTCCCCGGTCGCTGGTACGGGCCATCCGCGCCTGGGCCGGGCGGATCGCGGTCCTGGCGCTGGTGGCGGCGCTGGCCTGGCTCAACCCCTTCGCCTACCAGCCCGGCGCGGCAGCCGAGGCCGGCCCCAAGTCGGACCTGATCGTCACCGAAACGAACACCACCATCACCATGACGCCCGACGGCGGCCGGGCACCTTCCGGCGGGCTGGTCTTCTACCCGGGCGCGCGGGTGGACGCACGGGCCTACCAGGACATCCTGGCCCCGGCCGTCGGCGCAGGGTTCCGGGTGGTCATCCTGAAGGAGCCGCTGGGCCTCAGCCTGCTGGATGCCAACCAGGCCCGTAGCGCCATGGAAGCGAACCCGGACATCACCACCTGGGCGGTGGGCGGCCACTCGCTGGGCGGAGTGGCGGCGTCGTCCTTCGCGCTAAATAACGACGACGTCAGCGGCCTGACGCTCTACGCCTCCTACCCGCTGGACTCGCTCCGCGGCCGGTCAGGGCTGCAGGTCCTGTCCGTTTCCGGGACCAAGGACGGCCTCAGTACCCCGGCGAAGATCGATGCCTCCCTGGAGCTCCTGCCCGCCGACGCCGAGTTCGCCGCCATCCAGGGCGGCGTGCACGCCTTCTTCGGCGACTACGGTGCGCAGCCCGGCGACGGCGACCCCGGCATCAGCCGTGAGGCTGCGCAGGAACAGATCGCCGCCGCCACGGTCGAATTCCTCGGACGGCTCCAGGGACCCGGACGGCTCTAG
- a CDS encoding ATP-binding cassette domain-containing protein: MSTDTGTDNRAAAAHVADSHDLISVQGARENNLKDVSLELPKRRLTVFTGVSGSGKSSLVFATIAAESQRMINETYSAFVQGFMPSLARPDVDRLEGLTTAIIVDQERMGANPRSTVGTATDANAMLRILYSRLGQPYVGPPTAFSFNVPTRKASGVMSTEKGGRVEKSIVQQATYLGGMCPRCEGMGNVSDIDRTALYDDSKTLAEGALTVPGYSMDGWYGRLFEGMGLPMDKPIAKFTAKQLDTMLFAEPTKIKVEGVNLTFEGIIPKIQKSMLSKDVEAMQPHVRRFVERAVTFAVCPECKGTRLTPEALGSKIKGKSIADLCTMQISDLAEWVRDVDEPSVRPLLTGLRDLLDSFTEIGLGYLSLDRPAGTLSGGEAQRTKMIRHLGSSLTDVTYVFDEPTIGLHPHDIERMNNLLLQLRDKGNTVLVVEHKPETIAIADHVVDLGPLAGTGGGEIVYEGDVDGLRSSDTVTGRHLDDRARIKDAVRAATGSLEVRGAATNNLRNVDIDVPLGVLCVVTGVAGSGKSSLIHGSLAKREGVLVIDQGAIKGSRRSNPATYTGLLEPVRKAFAKANGVKPALFSANSEGACPTCNGAGVIFTELGVMATVESTCEDCEGRRFQAAVLEYTLGGSSIADVFDMSVDAALQYFAEGEAKTPAAHKILERLADVGLGYITLGQPLTTLSGGERQRLKLATQMAEKGDVYILDEPTTGLHLADVEQLLGLLDRLVKSGKSVIVIEHHQAVMAHADWIIDIGPGAGHDGGTVVFEGTPAELVAARSTLTGQHLAAYVGA, encoded by the coding sequence ATGAGCACGGATACCGGCACCGACAACCGGGCGGCAGCAGCGCACGTCGCCGACAGCCACGACCTGATCAGCGTCCAGGGCGCACGGGAGAACAACCTCAAGGACGTCAGCCTGGAGCTGCCCAAGCGCCGGCTGACAGTCTTCACCGGGGTGTCCGGTTCCGGTAAGAGCTCGCTGGTGTTCGCCACCATCGCCGCCGAGTCGCAGCGGATGATCAACGAAACCTACAGCGCGTTCGTCCAGGGCTTCATGCCCAGCCTGGCCCGCCCGGACGTGGACCGGCTGGAGGGGCTGACCACCGCGATCATCGTGGACCAGGAACGGATGGGCGCCAACCCGCGCTCCACCGTGGGCACCGCCACCGACGCCAACGCCATGCTGCGGATCCTGTACAGCCGCCTGGGCCAGCCGTACGTCGGCCCGCCCACCGCGTTCTCCTTCAACGTGCCCACCCGCAAGGCCAGCGGCGTGATGAGCACCGAGAAAGGCGGCCGGGTGGAAAAGAGCATCGTCCAGCAGGCCACCTACCTGGGCGGCATGTGCCCCCGCTGCGAAGGTATGGGCAACGTCAGCGACATCGACCGGACCGCGCTGTACGACGATTCCAAGACCCTCGCCGAAGGTGCCCTGACCGTTCCCGGCTACTCGATGGACGGCTGGTACGGCCGGCTGTTCGAGGGCATGGGCCTGCCGATGGACAAGCCGATCGCCAAGTTCACGGCGAAGCAGCTGGACACGATGCTGTTCGCCGAACCCACCAAGATCAAGGTGGAGGGCGTGAACCTCACATTCGAGGGCATCATCCCCAAGATCCAGAAGTCCATGCTGTCCAAGGACGTGGAGGCCATGCAGCCGCACGTGCGCCGCTTCGTGGAACGCGCCGTCACATTCGCCGTCTGCCCCGAGTGCAAGGGCACCCGCCTCACCCCGGAGGCCCTGGGATCCAAGATCAAGGGCAAGAGCATCGCGGACCTGTGCACCATGCAGATCAGCGACCTCGCCGAATGGGTGCGGGACGTGGACGAACCCTCCGTCCGGCCGCTGCTCACCGGGCTCCGGGACCTGCTGGACTCCTTCACCGAGATTGGCCTCGGCTACCTGTCCCTGGACCGGCCGGCCGGCACGCTTTCCGGCGGCGAGGCGCAGCGCACCAAGATGATCCGCCACCTGGGCTCCTCACTCACCGACGTCACCTACGTCTTCGACGAGCCCACCATCGGCCTGCACCCGCACGACATCGAGCGGATGAACAACCTCCTGCTGCAGCTGCGGGACAAGGGAAACACCGTCCTGGTGGTGGAGCACAAACCGGAGACGATCGCCATCGCGGACCACGTCGTCGACCTCGGCCCCCTGGCCGGCACCGGCGGCGGCGAGATTGTCTACGAGGGCGACGTCGACGGGCTGCGTTCCAGCGACACCGTCACCGGACGGCACCTGGACGACCGCGCCCGGATCAAGGATGCGGTCCGTGCCGCCACGGGGTCGCTGGAGGTGCGGGGCGCCGCCACGAACAACCTCAGGAACGTGGACATCGACGTGCCGCTGGGCGTGCTGTGTGTGGTGACGGGCGTGGCCGGATCCGGCAAGAGCTCGCTGATCCACGGCTCGCTGGCCAAGCGCGAGGGCGTGCTGGTCATTGACCAGGGCGCCATCAAGGGCTCACGGCGCAGCAACCCTGCCACCTACACCGGGCTCCTGGAGCCGGTGCGCAAGGCGTTCGCCAAGGCCAACGGCGTGAAGCCGGCCCTCTTTAGCGCCAACTCCGAGGGCGCCTGCCCCACCTGCAACGGCGCCGGCGTGATCTTCACCGAGCTCGGCGTGATGGCCACGGTGGAGTCCACCTGCGAGGACTGCGAGGGCCGCCGCTTCCAGGCCGCCGTGCTGGAGTACACGCTGGGCGGCAGCAGCATCGCCGACGTGTTCGACATGTCCGTGGACGCCGCGCTGCAGTACTTTGCCGAGGGTGAGGCCAAGACCCCGGCGGCGCACAAGATCCTGGAGCGGCTCGCGGACGTGGGCCTGGGCTACATCACCCTGGGCCAGCCGCTCACCACCCTGTCCGGCGGCGAGCGCCAGCGGCTGAAGCTGGCCACGCAGATGGCCGAGAAGGGCGACGTCTACATCCTGGACGAGCCCACCACCGGCCTGCACCTGGCCGACGTGGAGCAGCTCCTGGGCCTGTTGGACCGGCTGGTGAAGTCCGGGAAGTCGGTGATCGTGATCGAGCACCACCAGGCGGTCATGGCGCACGCGGACTGGATCATCGACATCGGGCCCGGCGCAGGGCACGACGGCGGCACGGTGGTGTTCGAGGGCACGCCGGCTGAGCTGGTGGCGGCGCGGTCCACGCTCACCGGGCAGCACCTGGCAGCGTACGTCGGAGCCTAG
- a CDS encoding VOC family protein has product MTSMDINISSTFLPATDPDASLAFYRDALGFEIRNDVGRGTMRWITVGPAGQKDVSIVLHPPAVDPGITEDERRTIAEMMAKGTYATIVLSSPDVDAAFAKVEASGADVVQEPIDQPYGIRDCAFRDPAGNTVRINQQP; this is encoded by the coding sequence ATGACTTCCATGGACATCAACATTTCCTCAACCTTCCTTCCCGCCACCGATCCCGACGCCTCACTGGCCTTCTACCGCGACGCGCTCGGCTTCGAAATCCGCAACGACGTGGGCCGCGGCACCATGCGCTGGATCACCGTGGGCCCCGCCGGCCAGAAGGACGTCTCCATCGTCCTGCACCCGCCGGCCGTGGACCCCGGCATAACCGAGGACGAACGCCGCACCATCGCCGAGATGATGGCCAAGGGCACCTACGCCACCATCGTCCTCTCCTCCCCCGACGTGGACGCCGCGTTCGCCAAGGTGGAGGCGAGCGGGGCCGACGTGGTCCAGGAACCCATCGACCAGCCCTACGGCATCCGGGACTGCGCCTTCCGCGACCCCGCCGGAAACACCGTCCGCATCAACCAGCAGCCGTAG
- a CDS encoding helix-turn-helix transcriptional regulator — protein sequence MTSAPVDPYLRELTGLRRVKDRMDREYAQPLDVESLAKDVHMSAGHFSRRFKLAYGESPYSYLMTRRIERAMALLRKGDLSVTEVCFAVGCSSLGTFSTRFSELVGMPPSVYKQQAERSTAGIPACVEKQVTRPVRNREAPAVEALLA from the coding sequence GTGACCTCCGCACCCGTCGATCCGTACCTCCGCGAACTCACCGGGCTGAGGCGCGTCAAGGACCGGATGGACCGGGAATACGCGCAGCCGCTCGACGTCGAATCACTCGCCAAGGACGTCCACATGTCCGCCGGCCATTTCAGCCGCCGCTTCAAGCTCGCCTACGGTGAATCGCCCTACAGCTACCTCATGACCCGGCGCATCGAACGCGCCATGGCACTGCTGCGCAAAGGCGACCTGAGCGTCACCGAGGTGTGCTTCGCCGTCGGCTGCTCCTCGCTGGGCACCTTCAGCACCCGCTTCAGCGAACTCGTGGGCATGCCTCCCAGCGTCTACAAACAGCAGGCGGAACGCTCCACGGCGGGCATCCCCGCATGCGTCGAAAAACAGGTCACCAGACCGGTCAGGAATCGAGAAGCGCCAGCGGTTGAGGCGTTACTAGCATGA
- a CDS encoding CBU_0592 family membrane protein, which translates to MELLWELAGWAGAVAILSAYLAVSMGWLKAGKGFQTANLFGSVAFIINGTLHSAWPSVVTNVAWFLISAVALVRMREVEAPAQAVEAHVQYPGVPDSTGQMAIIEALTEALPVVGSVTTAADARLAA; encoded by the coding sequence ATGGAACTGCTGTGGGAACTCGCCGGCTGGGCAGGCGCAGTTGCGATTCTCAGTGCTTACCTCGCTGTTTCTATGGGCTGGCTGAAGGCGGGTAAGGGCTTCCAGACGGCGAACCTCTTCGGTTCCGTGGCCTTCATCATCAACGGCACCCTGCACAGTGCCTGGCCGTCCGTGGTGACCAACGTTGCCTGGTTCCTGATCTCGGCCGTTGCGCTGGTCCGGATGCGAGAGGTGGAGGCTCCGGCCCAGGCCGTTGAGGCGCACGTACAGTACCCGGGCGTTCCCGATTCCACCGGCCAGATGGCCATCATTGAGGCACTCACCGAGGCGCTTCCCGTGGTGGGTTCCGTTACCACGGCGGCCGACGCGCGGCTCGCGGCCTAA
- the ppsA gene encoding phosphoenolpyruvate synthase yields MTDVLWFSDLGLSDLDQVGGKNASLGEMVRNLASAGVKVPDGFATTADAYRRFLAGTGLDARIESILEDLDSGDVAALTVAGKQIRDLIRETPYPDGFEEQIRSAYERLTGSHGADVSWAVRSSATAEDLPDASFAGQQETFLNIRGVDNVLLAIKDVFASLYNDRAIAYRVHHGFTHSEVALSAGIQRMVRSDVGASGVMFTMDTESGFNDAVFITSSYGLGEAVVQGAVNPDEFYVHKPALAAGRPAVLKRGLGEKAVQMIYTDSDEVGRTVDFVPVPQDLRRRFSLTDDEVQELARHALAIEAHYGRPMDIEWGKDGLDGELYILQARPETVESRKASGTISRYTLSERSAVLAEGRAIGQRIGAGQVRVLTSIDQMASFQAGDVLVANMTDPDWEPIMKKAAAIVTDRGGRTCHAAIIARELGIPAVVGTGKASQVLKDGIPVTVSCAEGEAGFVYEGLLDYTLQETSLDTMPEAPVKIMMNVGTPEQAFSFSKLPNHGVGLARLEFIINRQIGIHPNALLAVAGEIERPASLSDFTVRQIREKTAAYDGPRDYYVRRLAEGISTIAAAFAPEPVIIRLSDFKSNEYANLLGGPAFEPSEENPMIGFRGASRYLSDSFRQAFEMECEALKFVRNEMGLTNIKLMVPFVRTLAEARGVTELLAANGLARGENGLEIVMMCELPANALLADEFLEYFDGFSIGSNDLTQLTLGLDRDSALVAEGFDERNPAVTKLLEMAISACRAKGRYVGICGQGPSDHPDFAEWLLAQGISSISLNPDAVTETWLRLARTSNHTAV; encoded by the coding sequence ATGACTGACGTTCTCTGGTTTTCTGACCTCGGCCTGTCCGACCTCGACCAGGTCGGCGGCAAGAACGCCTCGCTCGGAGAAATGGTCCGGAATCTTGCCTCTGCAGGGGTAAAAGTACCGGACGGTTTCGCAACCACAGCCGACGCTTACAGAAGATTCCTTGCCGGGACGGGCCTCGATGCCCGGATTGAAAGCATTCTCGAAGACCTGGACAGCGGCGACGTGGCCGCTTTGACGGTGGCCGGGAAGCAGATCCGGGACCTGATCCGGGAGACCCCGTACCCTGACGGTTTCGAAGAGCAGATCCGCTCCGCTTATGAGCGCCTCACCGGCAGCCACGGCGCCGACGTGTCCTGGGCGGTCCGCTCCAGCGCCACGGCCGAGGACCTGCCCGATGCCTCGTTCGCAGGCCAGCAGGAGACCTTCCTGAACATCCGCGGCGTGGACAACGTCCTGCTCGCCATCAAGGACGTCTTCGCCTCGCTCTATAACGACCGCGCCATCGCCTACCGCGTGCACCACGGCTTCACCCACTCCGAGGTGGCACTCTCGGCGGGCATCCAGCGGATGGTCCGTTCCGACGTCGGCGCTTCCGGCGTGATGTTCACCATGGACACCGAATCGGGCTTCAACGACGCCGTGTTCATCACCTCGTCCTACGGCCTCGGCGAAGCCGTGGTCCAGGGCGCCGTGAACCCGGACGAGTTCTACGTGCACAAACCTGCCCTGGCAGCCGGGCGGCCCGCCGTCCTCAAGCGCGGCCTCGGCGAAAAAGCCGTCCAGATGATCTACACGGACTCAGATGAAGTGGGCCGGACCGTGGACTTCGTTCCCGTGCCGCAGGACCTGCGCCGCCGCTTCAGCCTGACCGATGACGAGGTCCAGGAACTGGCCCGCCACGCCCTGGCCATCGAGGCGCACTACGGCCGCCCCATGGACATCGAATGGGGCAAGGACGGTTTGGACGGTGAACTGTACATCCTGCAGGCCCGCCCCGAGACCGTGGAGTCCCGCAAGGCCTCCGGCACCATCTCCCGCTACACCCTCAGCGAGCGTTCCGCCGTCCTGGCCGAGGGCCGCGCCATCGGCCAGCGCATCGGCGCCGGCCAGGTGCGGGTACTGACCTCCATCGACCAGATGGCCTCCTTCCAGGCCGGCGACGTCCTGGTGGCGAACATGACGGACCCGGACTGGGAACCGATCATGAAGAAGGCCGCCGCCATCGTCACCGACCGTGGCGGGCGCACCTGCCACGCGGCCATCATCGCCCGCGAACTGGGCATCCCCGCCGTCGTGGGTACCGGCAAGGCCTCCCAGGTCCTCAAGGACGGAATTCCGGTCACCGTGTCCTGCGCTGAAGGCGAGGCAGGCTTCGTCTACGAGGGGCTGCTGGACTACACCCTGCAGGAAACCAGCCTGGACACCATGCCGGAGGCCCCGGTCAAGATCATGATGAACGTGGGCACCCCGGAGCAGGCCTTCAGCTTCTCCAAGCTGCCCAACCACGGTGTTGGCCTGGCCCGCCTGGAGTTCATCATCAACCGGCAGATCGGCATCCACCCCAACGCCCTGCTGGCCGTGGCCGGGGAGATTGAACGCCCGGCGTCGCTTTCGGACTTCACCGTGCGGCAGATCCGTGAAAAGACCGCCGCGTACGACGGCCCGCGGGACTACTACGTGCGGCGCCTGGCCGAGGGCATCTCCACGATCGCCGCGGCCTTCGCCCCGGAACCGGTGATCATCCGGCTCTCGGACTTCAAGTCCAACGAGTACGCCAACCTGCTGGGCGGCCCCGCGTTTGAGCCGTCCGAGGAAAACCCGATGATCGGCTTCCGCGGCGCGTCCCGGTACCTTTCGGACTCGTTCCGGCAGGCCTTCGAGATGGAGTGCGAGGCCCTGAAGTTCGTCCGCAACGAGATGGGCCTGACCAACATCAAGCTCATGGTCCCGTTCGTGCGCACCCTGGCCGAGGCCCGCGGCGTGACCGAACTGCTCGCCGCCAACGGGCTGGCCCGGGGCGAGAACGGCCTGGAAATCGTGATGATGTGCGAGCTCCCGGCCAACGCGCTGCTCGCCGACGAGTTCCTGGAGTACTTTGACGGATTCTCCATCGGCTCCAACGACCTGACCCAGCTCACCCTGGGCCTGGACCGTGACTCGGCCCTGGTGGCCGAAGGCTTCGATGAGCGGAATCCGGCGGTCACCAAGCTCCTGGAGATGGCCATCTCCGCCTGCCGCGCCAAGGGCCGGTACGTGGGCATCTGCGGCCAGGGCCCCAGCGATCACCCGGACTTCGCCGAGTGGCTGCTGGCCCAGGGCATCAGCTCCATCTCGCTGAACCCGGACGCCGTGACCGAAACCTGGCTGCGCCTGGCCCGCACCAGCAACCACACAGCGGTCTAA
- a CDS encoding pyruvate, water dikinase regulatory protein has protein sequence MPDAPWRDVVGAGSTSAPTVFFLSDSTGITAETLGNTLLTQFPAQHLERRTVPFITTVEQAQEVVAVIDQVAAAGPRPLVFSTTVSLDVRAVLARSRAHFFDLIGTHLGQLEQALHASASGQPGQAHGVGDAVRYQSRMAAVEYAIEHDDGQSLRALERAELILIAPSRCGKTPTTMYLALQHGILAANFPLVEEDFASLSLPKPLLPFAKKCFGLTSLPVRLSQIRQERRPGSNYASLNQCSFELRNAEDMYRVNSIPFVNSASMSVEEISATVLQRMNLHH, from the coding sequence GTGCCTGACGCCCCATGGCGGGACGTCGTGGGGGCGGGCAGCACGTCCGCCCCCACGGTGTTCTTCCTTTCGGACAGCACCGGCATCACCGCCGAGACGCTGGGCAACACCCTGCTCACGCAGTTTCCCGCCCAGCACCTGGAACGCCGCACCGTCCCGTTCATCACCACGGTGGAGCAGGCGCAGGAGGTGGTGGCAGTCATCGACCAGGTGGCCGCCGCCGGCCCCCGGCCCCTCGTCTTTTCCACCACGGTAAGCCTTGACGTCCGCGCCGTCCTGGCCCGCAGCCGTGCGCATTTTTTTGACCTGATCGGGACGCATCTCGGCCAGTTGGAGCAGGCCCTGCACGCCTCCGCCAGCGGCCAGCCCGGCCAGGCCCACGGCGTGGGCGATGCCGTGCGCTACCAGTCGCGCATGGCCGCCGTCGAGTACGCCATAGAGCACGACGACGGGCAGTCGCTCCGTGCGCTGGAACGCGCCGAGCTGATCCTCATCGCCCCGTCGCGCTGCGGCAAGACGCCCACCACCATGTACCTGGCGCTGCAGCACGGCATCCTCGCGGCCAATTTCCCGCTGGTGGAGGAGGACTTCGCCAGCCTGTCGCTGCCCAAACCCCTGCTGCCGTTCGCGAAGAAGTGCTTCGGGCTGACGTCCCTGCCGGTCCGGTTGAGCCAGATCCGCCAGGAGCGCCGCCCCGGCAGCAACTACGCCTCGCTGAACCAGTGCAGCTTCGAGCTGCGCAACGCGGAGGACATGTACCGGGTGAATTCGATTCCGTTCGTGAACTCCGCCTCGATGTCCGTGGAGGAAATTTCCGCCACCGTCCTGCAACGGATGAACCTGCACCACTGA